In Hyla sarda isolate aHylSar1 chromosome 9, aHylSar1.hap1, whole genome shotgun sequence, the following proteins share a genomic window:
- the LOC130290552 gene encoding olfactomedin-like, producing the protein MKRLHRTNSTVQNVTESAQDSEASGEDKDQKIMDCFYGWLVTRNFTGKINGENHCVCEVLLPDSSFPAKRVGALEDETLRLTNRVEDEMQKIGEQDIRLDSFMEKVINLTKRIEKLEKLRPEGLIEINFDVLKKEIKEMELVILELRGKVNGSNAHVESLYKEVKTISKTVGQLETLDKNNVLKAQREMENLKKRLADCEKNIKMKGPPMVPLGSCQHQGLSSISKPNLLQLNWKGVMFKSGAWGKDAAWNTTKKSLYWVAPLNPDGRIMESIRVYPSLNDLLLYKNSMDLPLSVLIKNKWNHTFAGQGAGAIVYNNNLYYNCYNSRDMCRVSLSNGVYQRKPLPNAVFNNRYPYSGVAFQDMDFASDEKGLWVVYSTEESDGRLILGKINVATLTVDKAWSTTQMKVEATNAFMMCGVLYVTRSVSKKTEEIFYMFDTKTGKGGPISFMIEKINEKVQSLSYNANERKLYMYNDGYLVHYDVAFKP; encoded by the exons ATGAAAAGGTTACATAGAACCAACAGCACTGTTCAAAATGTTACAGAATCTGCACAGGACAGTGAGGCATCCGGGGAAGATAAAGATCAAAAAATAATGGATTGCTTTTATGGATGGCTG GTGACCCGAAATTTTACGGGGAAGATAAACGGAGAGAACCACTGTGTATGTGAGGTCCTCCTACCAGACAGCTCTTTCCCAGCCAAGAGGGTGGGGGCCCTGGAGGATGAAACCCTACGTCTGACCAACCGTGTTGAGGATGAAATGCAGAAG ATAGGAGAGCAGGACATTAGACTGGACTCCTTTATGGAAAAAGTCATCAACCTAACCAAGAGAATAGAAAAACTGGAGAAGCTGCGTCCTGAAGGCCTTATAGAAATAAACTTTGATGTCCTTAAGAAGGAGATAAAAGAGATGGAGCTAGTTATCCTGGAGCTGAGAGGCAAAGTCAATGGAAGCAATGCTCACGTGGAAAGTCTGTATAAAGAG GTGAAGACCATCTCTAAGACTGTTGGGCAACTGGAGACCCTGGACAAGAACAATGTCCTCAAAGCCCAAAGAGAAATGGAGAATCTGAAAAAACGTCTTGCAGATTGTGAGAAAAATATCAAAATGAAAGGTCCACCCATGGTACCACTTG GATCTTGTCAGCACCAAGGCTTATCATCTATCAGCAAACCAAAccttctgcagcttaactggaAGGGAGTCATGTTTAAATCTGGAGCATGGGGTAAGGATGCAGCATGGAACACCACTAAGAAATCATTGTATTGGGTTGCCCCTCTCAATCCTGATGGCAGAATTATGGAGTCCATACGTGTCTACCCATCATTGAATGACTTACTTCTTTACAAGAACTCTATGGACCTGCCCCTCTCTGTGCTCATCAAGAATAAATGGAATCATACCTTTGCTGGTCAGGGTGCAGGAGCCATCGTCTATAACAACAATCTGTACTACAACTGCTACAATAGTCGTGACATGTGCAGGGTAAGCTTGAGCAATGGGGTTTATCAGAGAAAGCCTTTACCCAATGCCGTATTCAACAACCGATACCCCTACTCTGGGGTTGCCTTCCAAGACATGGACTTTGCTTCTGATGAGAAGGGTCTCTGGGTGGTATACTCCACAGAAGAAAGTGATGGAAGACTTATACTGGGTAAGATCAATGTTGCCACCCTGACAGTGGATAAAGCCTGGTCCACCACACAGATGAAGGTTGAGGCCACAAATGCATTCATGATGTGTGGAGTCCTGTATGTCACTCGCTCTGTAAGCAAAAAGACTGAGGAGATCTTCTACATGTTTGACACCAAGACTGGAAAGGGAGGTCCGATAAGCTTCATGATAGAAAAGATAAATGAAAAGGTGCAAAGTTTGAGCTATAATGCAAATGAACGCAAGCTTTACATGTATAATGATGGCTATCTGGTTCACTATGATGTGGCCTTTAAGCCTTGA